One window from the genome of Paramisgurnus dabryanus chromosome 22, PD_genome_1.1, whole genome shotgun sequence encodes:
- the LOC135740473 gene encoding immunoglobulin kappa light chain-like has protein sequence MTFISIFIWMLTCFCFRESRGEVTVIQTPAVKSVHIGDTVTISCKTNPEVYTGWGYPALSWYLQKPGEAPKLLIKKANELQSGTSDRFSGSGSKTDFTLSIKRVQTEDAGVYVCSGAKLPKVIVLPPSSEEISIKKTATLMCVASNGFPSDWSLSWKVNGKMSGSQENRAGVLQKDGGLYSWSSSLTLTEQEWINRDSVICEISREGQTVTGEVKKDLCSE, from the exons ATGACCTTCATCAGCATCTTCATCTGGATGTTAACTTGTTTCTGTTTCAGAG AATCAAGAGGTGAAGTGACCGTCATTCAGACACCTGCAGTCAAATCTGTTCATATAGGAGACACAGTTACTATCAgctgtaaaactaatcctgaAGTCTATACGGGCTGGGGTTATCCAGCTTTATCCTGGTACTTACAGAAACCTGGAGAAGCTCCTAAACTCCTGATTAAAAAAGCAAATGAGTTACAGTCTGGAACTTCAGATCGATTCAGTGGCAGTGGATCAAAAACAGATTTTACCCTGAGCATCAAAAGAGTTCAGACTGAAGATGCAGGAGTTTATGTCTGTTCAG GTGCAAAACTTCCCAAAGTGATCGTCCTGCCGCCGTCCAGTGAAGAGATTTCCATCAAGAAGACAGCAACACTGATGTGTGTGGCCAGCAATGGTTTCCCTTCAGACTGGAGTCTGAGCtggaaagtgaatgggaagatGTCAGGATCTCAGGAGAACAGAGCTGGAGTCCTACAGAAAGACGGCGGTCTGTACAGCTGGAGCAGCAGTCTGACTCTCACTGAACAAGAATGGATCAACAGAGACTCAGTGATCTGTGAGATCAGTCGGGAAGGTCAGACAGTCACTGGAGAAGTGAAGAAAGATCTGTGTTCTGAGTAG